The sequence below is a genomic window from Flavobacteriales bacterium.
TTCTGCTTCCGCATGAAACTTGGCGTGTCCTCACTCAGCCAATCGGTCATCATTTCCTGATTGCCTATCAACTGCCAATGCGCATCTGAGCTTTTCAGTTGTTCCTTCAGCCAGTCAAATTGGGCTTCTCCCAGCACCGATTTCTTCCCTTCCGCAAACTCCGTCTTTCCACGATAGTAGAACATATCGATCATGTGCAATTCGGCCAATTTTCCGAAACGGAAACTGCGATAGATCTGCTCTGGATGCAACGGATCCATCATCCGAACAGGCACATATTCGTAAAATACCTCGATGGCATCGGATGTTTTTGCCTTATCGGGCAGGTCGATATCGTGGTTGTCCCATTCCGCGATCCACGTCTTTTCCTGTCGCGCCTTGCGCAGATCGGCATCCATCAGATAGTATTTGTGGCGTTCGCGCCAACCTTCCTTATCCTTCACATCTTCCTGCGGGAAAGAAGGCATGCGATTCAGCTGTCTGCTGTCGGGATAATCGTACACGTAATCGCCCAAATGCACCACAAAATCCACATCCTCGCGCTCTGCAATCCGCGCGTAGGCGTTGAAAAATCCAGCCCAAATGCTGGAACACGAAACAACCGCCAACTTCAGTTTGCCCACATTTTCCTGTGGCAGCGTTCGCGCCTTTCCAATGGCAGAAACTTCTCCGTTTTCGGAAATGAAGCGGTAGAAATACCTCCCGCCAGGTTGCAGGCCTGCGGCATCAACCCGAACGCAATGATCATGCATCTCGATGGCCGAAGCGCTTCCTTCAGAAACAATGCTGCTGAAAAGGCTGTCTTCCGAAACCTGCCAAGTTACCTGCACGATGGCCGTTCTACGTGATGGAACGACCTTGGTCCAAAGCATCACGCGGTCGGTCATCGGGTCGCCAGATGCCACGCCATAGACGAATGGTGCATGCAGCGTATCGCCAAACATATTGGCAGGATAGCCGTGTTGCGCGAAGGTGTTGGTGGCAGATACCAGCAATCCAACCAAAAGAAGTCCACGAAACCACTTCATGCCGCGCAAGTTAGTTTTTTGGCTATCGCGATTCGGAATTTCACGAAATCGTAATTTGCCAGCATGAGCAAGACAGCAATCGTTACAGGAGCAACAGCAGGAATTGGTGAAGCCACGGCCCACGAACTGGCCAAAATGGGCTACGATCTTATCCTTACGGGAAGAAGGAAAGAACGGCTTGAAACCGTGAAACAGCAGATCGGAAGCACATTCGGAATTGATGTTTCCATTCACACATTTGACATCCGCGAACGCGAACAGGTGGAATATTTCTGCCGAAATGAAATTGCTGACAAGACAATCGATGTGCTGGTGAACAACGCTGGTCTGGCATCTGGCCTTTCCCCACTCCATGAAGGTGATGTTGAGGATTGGGAGAAGATGATCGACACGAATGTGAAAGGGTTGCTTTACATCACCCGCGAAATTGCTCCACGAATGGTTGAACAGCAGTCAGGTCACATCGTCAATGTTGGTTCCATTGCGGGCATTGAAGTTTACCCGAACGGAAACGTGTATTGCGCCACCAAGCATGCGGTAAAAGCCATTTCGGAAGGGCTGCGCAAAGAGCTTTTCGACAAGGGAATCAAGGTCACGAACATCGCCCCAGGACTTGTGGAGACGGAATTTTCCATTGTCCGTTTTCATGGAGACAAGCAGCGGGCTGATTCGGTTTATGCGGGGATGCAACCACTCACAGCCAAGGATATTGCCGACTGCATCGGTTTCGCAGTATCGCGCCCTGCGCATGTGAATATTGCGGATATGCTGATCCTTTCAACGGATCAAGCGGCCTCCACCATGGTCAATAGAAAATAGGTTTGCACCATTACACGCGCCTGAACATGGAGCGATCGATGTCCACGTAAAACGGGAATTTCATCAGGTAATCCAAACCTTCCTCTACGGTCTTCTCACCATAGATCACATCATAAATGGTCTCTGTAAGCGGCACGCGAATGCCGAGGTAATTGGCCATGGCGCGGGAAATGCGAAGCGTGTTCAGACCTTCCGCCACCTCTTCCATATCGGCCAGAATGGCGGTGAGTGTTTCACCTTTCGCCAAACGATAACCGACCGTAAAGTTGCGGCTCTTGGAACTGGAACAGGTGGCAATAAGATCACCGATGCCAGCAAGACCGAGCACGGCCACAATATCACCGCCCAAGTGTGTTCCCACATGAATCATCTCCACCATTCCGCGGCTAATTAGCAACGCTTTGGCATTCTCCCCGAAACCCAATCCGCTGAGCGCGCCTGCCGCCAACGCGATCACGTTCTTCAAAACACCAGCAATCTCCACACCTGTCAGATCATGGCTTCCATACACCTGAAAACGGGGCGTTCGCAGACTCTTTTGGCCCAGTTTGATCACTTCGTCAAAATGGCTGGCCACAACCGTTGCAGCGGGTTGTCCTTCTAAGATCTCGGCAGCCAAATTCGGCCCCGCCAAGCAGCCCACGCGCCTAACAATTGTTTCCTGAAGGATGACCTCACTCATGGTGTTCACCTTCTTTGGATTGAGCTTGTAATCGGCCGTCAACTGGTCACCTGCTGGAAGCTGAATGTCCACACCCTTGGTTCCGTGTATCAGAATGTGCTCTGGGGTCAGATGCGGAGCGAGTGACTTTATGGTTTCTCGGAACCCAGCCGAAGGAAGTATCGGGAAGATGAGCCGACATTGGTTGGCCACTTCCGCAGCATCAGTTGTGGCACGGACATTCTCGTGCATCACGCGGCCACGATTCTGACGCGTGGTATTGATGCTGTCCGCCACTTCCTGACTTCGCGTAAGCAGAATTACAGGCTGGTTTTCTGCCAACAGGTTGGAAATGGCCGAGCCGAAACTGCCTCCGCCAAGCACTCCAACTGGAGCTATTTCATATGAATTTGTGGAGGCCATATCCTTCTAATCTGTTGTGGTAGAAAAACAGCACTTTGATGTCCTGCGATTGAAAATCCTTGTCCTCGTTGTACATCAGCGGCAACTTGGCGTGATAGATCCCGAGATTCGCAACGCCCTTCTTCACAATATTGGCAATGCTTCCCTCCTGCACTTCCTTCTCCAATTGGATTTCCCCATTGGCATACATTTCTCGAAGTCGCTCCACCAGTTTGCCGACCGCGTCCATCAACTGCTTCGGTCTGATGGTGAGGTCTTCGGACGGCAGCCGCATGAGTCCGTACAGATCCATCTTGCTGTAACGCGCTTTGATGATTCGGAAGGCAGCAAAGGCCACCACCTGACTTGAAAAGACGACTGCCTCACGATGGTATCGTTTCACGATCTCCTCGCCCAGCATGCGCGTGTATTCCGCATCTCGCTGAAGATCCTTGCTTATCTCTCCATTAGAGAAGAAGTATTTCTTGATGTCAACCTCATTTCCGTGCGGGTCGAAACTTCTTCCCTCCTCGTCCAACCGATTTCCGAAAAGATCCATCGGTGTTCCGAAACGTACCGCAATCTCAGACGAAGCGGTGAAAAACCGATAAATGAACTTGATCATTTTGGTAGAAGTGGAGAAATCATCATTCTCCACGTAGTACTGCTCCTGCCCGCTTATTTTCAGATGCTGATCGATCAGGCTCTGTGCTTCCAGCACGAAGTTGTAATTGATGGTAACGGGCACCACGAAAATCTTCTTGGCCTCTTCTCCATCATTCTCAAAATTCAGTCGTTGCGCCTGCAAGGCCGTTCCCAGCAAGCCGAGTTTCAACCGCTTCTCCAGCATACCACTGCGTGAGCGCGTGCCGCCTGGGAAGAACAGCCCGTTGCAACCTCTGCGCAGCGATAGTTCCGAGTACATTTTGAGCGTTTCGAGATAGAGCATGTTCTTCTTGCGTCTGTCCACCTTGTACGCTCCCAAACGGTTCATGAACCATGCAAGGATCTTGATGCCGAACAGGTTAAGTCCCGCGCCATAAAGCACAGGCGGAAGTCCGATGCTCTGAATGGCCCAGCCAATGAGCATGGAATCGAGGTTGCTGAAGTGAGTAGGCACCACGATGATGGTTCCTCTTTTGGCCAACTCACGGATGTGATCGATCTCACCTACGAGATGGATCTTATCGTGTAGATTATGACGGGTTTCGAATAAACGCGCCATTCCCTTTCCTTGCGATGCATTGAGCAATCGAGAGAAGAGCGTGGTGGTGAATCGCTTGGCAAAATCGTACGCATTCACATCAAAAACCCCTGCAATTTCTTCCGCGTAGCGCTTTACAATGCGTTGAACCAGGTCTTCATGCCCGAACGCGTGCGGATTTTCATGACCTGCATTGATGCGCACCATGTCCTTCTTCACCTTGCTCCAGAATTCCTTCTCGTCAGGCGCATCGGCTTTCCAAGGCGTTTGGCTTACGCGAATACGTTCTGAATAAAGCGTCCGTGCCAACTCGTCCTTGAGATTAGCAGGGTTGTTTCCCAGCTGCTCCTTGATGTTCTCGATGGATAAAGCGACAAGTTCCTTGATAAACGCTTCGCGTTCGTGCGCCAGCTTGACGATCGGCCACGTGCTGGCATCGGGATAAATGGGGTCGTAAAGCCACCCATCCTGATTATGCACCTTGGTTGCCATGATCGAATATAGGAATTAACCGTTGCGGGAAGGGCTTATTTGCGGCTTCGCTTTTTCACCGACCAAGTGAATGTCCAGTTGGAAACCTCCGTTCCATCGTCCATTCTTCCAACGGTTTTCATGGGAACGAGAACCGCTTCGCCTGTCTTACAGGTTTCCGTAATGGCATCAAACATCTTCTGACCGTCCTCACATGTAAACGTTACGCTGGCGTTGGCCTTCTTGGTGAATTCTCCTTCAATATTCGAAACCAACATCGCAATGCTCTCATTCGAATTTTCGATGGCCAGCACCGCCAGCATTCCTGTACTCATCTCTGCCGACATGCTCTGTGCCGCAAAATAGATGGACTTGAACGGATTCTGATTTCTCCAACCAAAAGGCATCCTGATTTGACATGCCTCAGGCGTGATCTTCTTCAAACTACAACCCGCCACCCAAGCCAAGGGCAATTCTTTGAGAAGAAAAAGATTGAACAGAAAAGAGTTCTGAATTCGGTTGATGTATTTCTCGCCTTTCGGTGTCAGTTTCATAGGTCAGATGGTTTCGCCAACACGCAAACGCTCGGCATTTTCAGCCATTTGCAGCGCATCGAGCATTTCCTGTATGTCTCCGTTCATAAAATCGGAAAGCGAATATAACGTCAAACCGATTCGGTGATCGGTAACCCTTCCCTGCGGATAATTATAGGTTCGAATTTTGGCCGAACGGTCTCCCGTAGAAACCATGGTTTTCCTTCGGCTGGATATCGCATCCAAATGTTTGTTCAGCTCTTGTTCGTAGAGTTTGGTCCGAAGCATTTCCATGGCCAGTTCGCGGTTGGCCAACTGCGAACGCTCCACCTGACAGACCACTACAATTCCAGTTGGTTTATGTGTCAACTGAACCTTGGTTTCAACCTTGTTCACGTTCTGACCACCAGCGCCTCC
It includes:
- a CDS encoding NAD(P)H-dependent glycerol-3-phosphate dehydrogenase, yielding MASTNSYEIAPVGVLGGGSFGSAISNLLAENQPVILLTRSQEVADSINTTRQNRGRVMHENVRATTDAAEVANQCRLIFPILPSAGFRETIKSLAPHLTPEHILIHGTKGVDIQLPAGDQLTADYKLNPKKVNTMSEVILQETIVRRVGCLAGPNLAAEILEGQPAATVVASHFDEVIKLGQKSLRTPRFQVYGSHDLTGVEIAGVLKNVIALAAGALSGLGFGENAKALLISRGMVEMIHVGTHLGGDIVAVLGLAGIGDLIATCSSSKSRNFTVGYRLAKGETLTAILADMEEVAEGLNTLRISRAMANYLGIRVPLTETIYDVIYGEKTVEEGLDYLMKFPFYVDIDRSMFRRV
- a CDS encoding SDR family NAD(P)-dependent oxidoreductase, which produces MSKTAIVTGATAGIGEATAHELAKMGYDLILTGRRKERLETVKQQIGSTFGIDVSIHTFDIREREQVEYFCRNEIADKTIDVLVNNAGLASGLSPLHEGDVEDWEKMIDTNVKGLLYITREIAPRMVEQQSGHIVNVGSIAGIEVYPNGNVYCATKHAVKAISEGLRKELFDKGIKVTNIAPGLVETEFSIVRFHGDKQRADSVYAGMQPLTAKDIADCIGFAVSRPAHVNIADMLILSTDQAASTMVNRK
- a CDS encoding DUF4442 domain-containing protein, giving the protein MKLTPKGEKYINRIQNSFLFNLFLLKELPLAWVAGCSLKKITPEACQIRMPFGWRNQNPFKSIYFAAQSMSAEMSTGMLAVLAIENSNESIAMLVSNIEGEFTKKANASVTFTCEDGQKMFDAITETCKTGEAVLVPMKTVGRMDDGTEVSNWTFTWSVKKRSRK
- a CDS encoding glycerol-3-phosphate acyltransferase, producing MATKVHNQDGWLYDPIYPDASTWPIVKLAHEREAFIKELVALSIENIKEQLGNNPANLKDELARTLYSERIRVSQTPWKADAPDEKEFWSKVKKDMVRINAGHENPHAFGHEDLVQRIVKRYAEEIAGVFDVNAYDFAKRFTTTLFSRLLNASQGKGMARLFETRHNLHDKIHLVGEIDHIRELAKRGTIIVVPTHFSNLDSMLIGWAIQSIGLPPVLYGAGLNLFGIKILAWFMNRLGAYKVDRRKKNMLYLETLKMYSELSLRRGCNGLFFPGGTRSRSGMLEKRLKLGLLGTALQAQRLNFENDGEEAKKIFVVPVTINYNFVLEAQSLIDQHLKISGQEQYYVENDDFSTSTKMIKFIYRFFTASSEIAVRFGTPMDLFGNRLDEEGRSFDPHGNEVDIKKYFFSNGEISKDLQRDAEYTRMLGEEIVKRYHREAVVFSSQVVAFAAFRIIKARYSKMDLYGLMRLPSEDLTIRPKQLMDAVGKLVERLREMYANGEIQLEKEVQEGSIANIVKKGVANLGIYHAKLPLMYNEDKDFQSQDIKVLFFYHNRLEGYGLHKFI